Proteins from one Cryptomeria japonica chromosome 4, Sugi_1.0, whole genome shotgun sequence genomic window:
- the LOC131047830 gene encoding dihydroflavonol 4-reductase isoform X1, producing MAFGEEIAQVTSEAVAEVPVGTEVGKTVCVTGAAGFIGSWLIMRLLERGYTVRATVRDPGNPVKTKHLLDLPDASERLTLWKADLDDEGSFDAAFDGCDGVFHCATAMDFESKDPENEIIKPCVNGVLNVMRSCAKAKSLKRVVFTSSAGTVNFTDDFKTPGKVFDEDCWTNVDLCRNTKMTGWMYFVSKTLAEQAAWEFAEQNKIDLITIIPTLVVGPFIMQTMPPSLVTALSLITKNEPHYMILRQVQLVHLDDLCMSLIFVYEHPEAKGRYISSSHDATIVQLAKMLAEEYPQYDIPTEFKDADESLQPVPFSNKKIVELGFKFEYTPEEMFHGAIQCCLEKGLLK from the exons ATGGCTTTTGGTGAGGAAATTGCCCAGGTGACATCAGAGGCAGTAGCAGAGGTCCCCGTGGGGACGGAAGTTGGAAAAACAGTGTGTGTCACTGGGGCTGCTGGATTCATAGGATCATGGCTTATCATGCGATTGCTTGAAAGAGGATACACTGTTAGAGCAACTGTTCGCGACCCAG GGAATCCAGTGAAGACCAAGCATTTGTTGGATCTCCCAGACGCCAGTGAGAGATTGACACTTTGGAAAGCAGATCTGGATGATGAAGGAAGCTTTGATGCTGCCTTTGATGGCTGTGATGGTGTTTTCCATTGTGCCACTGCCATGGATTTTGAGTCCAAGGACCCAGAG AATGAGATAATCAAGCCATGTGTGAATGGGGTGTTGAATGTTATGAGATCATGTGCAAAGGCCAAGTCTCTGAAAAGAGTTGTTTTTACCTCATCAGCTGGTACAGTGAATTTCACTGACGATTTTAAAACACCTGGTAAAGTTTTTGATGAAGACTGCTGGACCAATGTGGACCTTTGTAGAAACACAAAAATGACTGGCTGG ATGTACTTTGTGTCAAAGACTTTGGCTGAACAAGCTGCCTGGGAGTTTGCAGAGCAGAACAAGATTGATCTCATTACTATTATCCCCACATTGGTGGTTGGCCCTTTCATCATGCAGACTATGCCACCCAGCTTGGTCACTGCTTTGTCACTCATAACAA AGAATGAACCCCATTACATGATACTGAGACAAGTGCAGCTGGTTCATCTGGATGATCTCTGCATGTCCCTCATTTTCGTGTATGAACATCCTGAAGCAAAGGGCAGATATATCTCGTCCTCTCATGATGCCACCATTGTTCAATTGGCAAAGATGTTAGCTGAGGAATACCCTCAGTACGACATTCCAACTGA GTTCAAGGATGCAGATGAATCTCTGCAGCCAGTACCATTTTCAAACAAGAAAATTGTTGAGTTGGGCTTCAAATTCGAGTACACACCTGAAGAGATGTTTCATGGGGCCATCCAGTGTTGTCTTGAGAAAGGATTGTTGAAGTAG
- the LOC131047830 gene encoding dihydroflavonol 4-reductase isoform X2: protein MAFGEEIAQVTSEAVAEVPVGTEVGKTVCVTGAAGFIGSWLIMRLLERGYTVRATVRDPGNPVKTKHLLDLPDASERLTLWKADLDDEGSFDAAFDGCDGVFHCATAMDFESKDPENEIIKPCVNGVLNVMRSCAKAKSLKRVVFTSSAGTVNFTDDFKTPGKVFDEDCWTNVDLCRNTKMTGWMYFVSKTLAEQAAWEFAEQNKIDLITIIPTLVVGPFIMQTMPPSLVTALSLITKNEPHYMILRQVQLVHLDDLCMSLIFVYEHPEAKGRYISSSHDATIVQLAKMLAEEYPQYDIPTEFKDADESLQPVPFSNKKIVELGFKFEYTPEEMFHGAIQCCLEKGLLK from the exons ATGGCTTTTGGTGAGGAAATTGCCCAGGTGACATCAGAGGCAGTAGCAGAGGTCCCCGTGGGGACGGAAGTTGGAAAAACAGTGTGTGTCACTGGGGCTGCTGGATTCATAGGATCATGGCTTATCATGCGATTGCTTGAAAGAGGATACACTGTTAGAGCAACTGTTCGCGACCCAG GGAATCCAGTGAAGACCAAGCATTTGTTGGATCTCCCAGACGCCAGTGAGAGATTGACACTTTGGAAAGCAGATCTGGATGATGAAGGAAGCTTTGATGCTGCCTTTGATGGCTGTGATGGTGTTTTCCATTGTGCCACTGCCATGGATTTTGAGTCCAAGGACCCAGAG AATGAGATAATCAAGCCATGTGTGAATGGGGTGTTGAATGTTATGAGATCATGTGCAAAGGCCAAGTCTCTGAAAAGAGTTGTTTTTACCTCATCAGCTGGTACAGTGAATTTCACTGACGATTTTAAAACACCTGGTAAAGTTTTTGATGAAGACTGCTGGACCAATGTGGACCTTTGTAGAAACACAAAAATGACTGGCTGG ATGTACTTTGTGTCAAAGACTTTGGCTGAACAAGCTGCCTGGGAGTTTGCAGAGCAGAACAAGATTGATCTCATTACTATTATCCCCACATTGGTGGTTGGCCCTTTCATCATGCAGACTATGCCACCCAGCTTGGTCACTGCTTTGTCACTCATAACAA AGAATGAACCCCATTACATGATACTGAGACAAGTGCAGCTGGTTCATCTGGATGATCTCTGCATGTCCCTCATTTTCGTGTATGAACATCCTGAAGCAAAGGGCAGATATATCTCGTCCTCTCATGATGCCACCATTGTTCAATTGGCAAAGATGTTAGCTGAGGAATACCCTCAGTACGACATTCCAACTGA GTTCAAGGATGCAGATGAATCTCTGCAGCCAGTACCATTTTCAAACAAGAAAATTGTTGAGTTGGGCTTCAAATTCGAGTACACACCTGAAGAGATGTTTCATGGGGCCATCCAGTGTTGTCTTGAGAAAGGATTGTTG AAGTAG